The Henckelia pumila isolate YLH828 chromosome 2, ASM3356847v2, whole genome shotgun sequence genome includes a window with the following:
- the LOC140880959 gene encoding elongation factor G-2, chloroplastic-like isoform X2, with amino-acid sequence MAAASAESLLKMSMAATSNASSLCNCNGFSRRSVPPLSPSTRRRIADSASRARALTSSFLGTMRFSPEPAKMSPFRHKQLKNNFSVFAMAAEEKRTVPLKDYRNIGIMAHIDAGKTTTTERILYYTGRNYKIGEVHEGTATMDWMEQEQERGITITSAATTTFWNKHRINIIDTPGHVDFTLEVERALRVLDGAICLFDSVAGVEPQSETVWRQADKYGVPRICFINKMDRLGANFFRTRDMIVSNLGAKPLVLQLPIGAEDTFKGVIDLVKMQAVLWSGEELGAKFTYEDIPGDLQDLAQEYRGQMIETVVEQDDAAMESYLEGIEPDEETVKRLVRLGTISGSFVPVLCGSAFKNKGVQPLLDAVVDYLPSPIELPAMKGTDPDDPELIIERNANDDEPFAGLAFKIMNDPFVGSLTFVRIYAGKLAAGSYVINANKGKKERIGRLLEMHANSREDIKVALTGDIVALAGLKDTITGETLCDPDKPIVLERMDFPDPVIKVAIEPKTKADVDKMAVGLIKLAQEDPSFHFSRDEEINQTVIEGMGELHLEIIVDRLKREFKVEANVGAPQVNYRESISKITEVKYVHKKQSGGAGQFADITVRFEPMEAGNGYEFKSEIKGGAVPREYIPGVMKGLEESMSNGVLAGYPVVDVRAVLVDGSYHDVDSSVLAFQLAARGAFREGMRKAGPQLLEPIMKVEVVTPEEHLGDVIGDLNSRRGQINNFGDKPGGLKVVDALVPLAEMFQYVSTLRGMTKGRASYTMQLAKFDVVPLHIQNQLAAKEEAVAA; translated from the exons ATGGCGGCAGCATCAGCTGAATCGTTGCTGAAAATGTCAATGGCCGCCACGTCCAATGCTTCTTCCCTCTGCAACTGCAATGGCTTTTCCAGAAGGTCCGTGCCGCCTCTTTCTCCATCCACGCGACGTCGTATTGCCGATTCTGCTTCCAGAGCTCGTGCCCTTACTTCTTCGTTTCTGGGGACCATGAGGTTCAGTCCTGAGCCGGCCAAGATGTCTCCTTTTCGGCATAAACAGCTGAAGAACAACTTCTCTGTCTTTGCTATGGCTGCTG AGGAGAAGAGAACGGTTCCATTAAAGGACTATCGCAACATAGGAATTATGGCCCATATAGATGCAGGGAAGACCACCACGACCGAGCGAATTCTGTATTATACTGGTAGAAACTACAAAATTGGTGAGGTACATGAGGGAACAGCTACCATGGACTGGATGGAGCAAGAACAAGAAAGAGGGATTACCATTACTTCTGCTGCAACTACCACATTTTGGAACAAGCATAGGATTAACATAATTGATACTCCGGGGCATGTCGATTTCACCCTTGAAGTGGAACGAGCCCTCAGGGTTTTAGATGGTGCAATATGCTTGTTTGACAGTGTTGCTGGTGTGGAGCCACAGTCTGAAACTGTTTGGAGGCAGGCTGATAAATATGGTGTTCCTAGAATATGTTTCATAAATAAAATGGATCGTCTAGGAGCAAATTTTTTCCGAACAAGGGACATGATTGTATCGAATCTTGGTGCAAAACCGCTTGTTCTTCAACTCCCAATTGGTGCAGAGGATACTTTTAAAGGGGTTATTGATCTTGTGAAGATGCAAGCAGTACTATGGTCTGGAGAGGAATTGGGTGCAAAATTTACCTACGAGGACATTCCTGGTGATCTTCAGGACTTGGCTCAAGAATATAGAGGACAGATGATTGAAACTGTTGTGGAGCAGGATGATGCAGCTATGGAGAGCTATCTGGAAGGAATTGAGCCTGATGAGGAAACAGTAAAGAGATTAGTCAGGCTAGGAACTATTTCAGGCAGTTTTGTTCCAGTTTTATGTGGTTCCGCCTTTAAGAACAAAGGCGTCCAGCCGCTACTTGATGCGGTTGTTGATTATTTGCCATCTCCCATTGAGTTGCCAGCAATGAAAGGAACCGACCCTGATGACCCTGAGTTGATAATTGAAAGGAATGCAAATGATGACGAACCATTTGCTGGATTAGctttcaagatcatgaacgaTCCTTTCGTTGGCTCTCTTACATTTGTTCGAATATATGCCGGGAAGCTTGCTGCTGGATCTTATGTAATAAATGCAAACAAAGGAAAGAAAGAGAGGATTGGTAGACTCCTTGAAATGCATGCTAACAGCAGAGAGGACATCAAAGTAGCTTTAACTGGTGATATTGTAGCTCTTGCGGGTCTGAAAGACACAATTACAGGAGAAACATTGTGTGATCCAGATAAGCCTATTGTACTTGAACGAATGGATTTCCCTGATCCTGTTATTAAGGTTGCCATTGAACCGAAGACAAAAGCTGATGTTGATAAGATGGCGGTTGGCTTAATCAAGCTTGCTCAAGAAGATCCATCTTTTCACTTTTCACGAGATGAAGAGATAAACCAGACAGTTATTGAAGGAATGGGAGAATTACACCTTGAAATTATCGTTGACAGGCTCAAGAGAGAATTTAAG GTGGAAGCCAATGTCGGAGCACCCCAAGTCAACTACCGGGAAAGTATTTCCAAGATCACAGAAGTGAAGTATGTTCACAAGAAACAGTCCGGTGGTGCTGGTCAGTTTGCTGATATTACAGTTCGGTTTGAGCCAATGGAAGCAGGAAACGGGTACGAGTTCAAGAGTGAGATCAAGGGAGGCGCTGTCCCAAGAGAATACATTCCTGGTGTCATGAAAGGATTGGAAGAAAGCATGTCCAATGGGGTGTTGGCTGGCTATCCTGTAGTCGATGTTCGTGCAGTATTAGTGGATGGTTCTTACCATGATGTGGATTCAAGTGTGTTGGCATTCCAGTTGGCTGCTCGAGGAGCTTTCAGAGAAGGGATGAGGAAAGCAGGCCCACAGCTGCTTGAACCAATTATGAAAGTCGAAGTTGTCACTCCTGAAGAACATTTGGGAGACGTGATTGGTGACCTTAACTCGAGGAGAGGTCAGATCAACAACTTTGGGGACAAACCCGGTGGATTGAAG GTGGTTGATGCACTGGTTCCGCTTGCCGAAATGTTCCAATACGTCAGTACTCTCCGAGGCATGACCAAAGGCCGCGCTTCCTACACCATGCAGTTGGCCAAATTCGACGTGGTTCCACTGCACATTCAGAATCAGCTCGCTGCAAAAGAGGAGGCTGTTGCTGCCTAA
- the LOC140880959 gene encoding elongation factor G-2, chloroplastic-like isoform X1, whose translation MATASAESLLKMSMAATSNASSLCNCNGFSRRSVPPLSPSTRRRIADSASRARALTSSFLGTMRFSPEPAKMSPFRHKQLKNNFSVFSMAAEEKRTVPLKDYRNIGIMAHIDAGKTTTTERILYYTGRNYKIGEVHEGTATMDWMEQEQERGITITSAATTTFWNKHRINIIDTPGHVDFTLEVERALRVLDGAICLFDSVAGVEPQSETVWRQADKYGVPRICFINKMDRLGANFFRTRDMIVSNLGAKPLVLQLPIGAEDTFKGVIDLVKMQAVLWSGEELGAKFTYEDIPGDLQDLAQEYRGQMIETVVEQDDAAMESYLEGIEPDEETVKRLVRLGTISGSFVPVLCGSAFKNKGVQPLLDAVVDYLPSPIELPAMKGTDPDDPELIIERNANDDEPFAGLAFKIMNDPFVGSLTFVRIYAGKLAAGSYVINANKGKKERIGRLLEMHANSREDIKVALTGDIVALAGLKDTITGETLCDPDKPIVLERMDFPDPVIKVAIEPKTKADVDKMAVGLIKLAQEDPSFHFSRDEEINQTVIEGMGELHLEIIVDRLKREFKVEANVGAPQVNYRESISKITEVKYVHKKQSGGAGQFADITVRFEPMEAGNGYEFKSEIKGGAVPREYIPGVMKGLEESMSNGVLAGYPVVDVRAVLVDGSYHDVDSSVLAFQLAARGAFREGMRKAGPQLLEPIMKVEVVTPEEHLGDVIGDLNSRRGQINNFGDKPGGLKVVDALVPLAEMFQYVSTLRGMTKGRASYTMQLAKFDVVPLHIQNQLAAKEEAVAA comes from the exons ATGGCGACAGCATCAGCTGAATCGTTGCTGAAAATGTCAATGGCCGCCACGTCCAATGCTTCTTCCCTCTGCAACTGCAATGGCTTTTCCAGAAGGTCCGTGCCGCCTCTTTCTCCATCCACGCGACGTCGTATTGCCGATTCTGCTTCCAGAGCTCGTGCCCTTACTTCTTCGTTTCTGGGGACCATGAGGTTCAGTCCTGAGCCGGCCAAGATGTCTCCTTTTCGGCATAAACAGCTGAAGAACAACTTCTCTGTCTTTTCTATGGCTGCTG AGGAGAAGAGAACGGTTCCATTAAAGGACTATCGCAACATAGGAATTATGGCCCATATAGATGCAGGGAAGACCACCACGACCGAGCGAATTCTGTATTATACTGGTAGAAACTACAAAATTGGTGAGGTACATGAGGGAACAGCTACCATGGACTGGATGGAGCAAGAACAAGAAAGAGGGATTACCATTACTTCTGCTGCAACTACCACATTTTGGAACAAGCATAGGATTAACATAATTGATACTCCGGGGCATGTCGATTTCACCCTTGAAGTGGAACGAGCCCTCAGGGTTTTAGATGGTGCAATATGCTTGTTTGACAGTGTTGCTGGTGTGGAGCCACAGTCTGAAACTGTTTGGAGGCAGGCTGATAAATATGGTGTTCCTAGAATATGTTTCATAAATAAAATGGATCGTCTAGGAGCAAATTTTTTCCGAACAAGGGACATGATTGTATCGAATCTTGGTGCAAAACCGCTTGTTCTTCAACTCCCAATTGGTGCAGAGGATACTTTTAAAGGGGTTATTGATCTTGTGAAGATGCAAGCAGTACTATGGTCTGGAGAGGAATTGGGTGCAAAATTTACCTACGAGGACATTCCTGGTGATCTTCAGGACTTGGCTCAAGAATATAGAGGACAGATGATTGAAACTGTTGTGGAGCAGGATGATGCAGCTATGGAGAGCTATCTGGAAGGAATTGAGCCTGATGAGGAAACAGTAAAGAGATTAGTCAGGCTAGGAACTATTTCAGGCAGTTTTGTTCCAGTTTTATGTGGTTCCGCCTTTAAGAACAAAGGCGTCCAGCCGCTACTTGATGCGGTTGTTGATTATTTGCCATCTCCCATTGAGTTGCCAGCAATGAAAGGAACCGACCCTGATGACCCTGAGTTGATAATTGAAAGGAATGCAAATGATGACGAACCATTTGCTGGATTAGctttcaagatcatgaacgaTCCTTTCGTTGGCTCTCTTACATTTGTTCGAATATATGCCGGGAAGCTTGCTGCTGGATCTTATGTAATAAATGCAAACAAAGGAAAGAAAGAGAGGATTGGTAGACTCCTTGAAATGCATGCTAACAGCAGAGAGGACATCAAAGTAGCTTTAACTGGTGATATTGTAGCTCTTGCGGGTCTGAAAGACACAATTACAGGAGAAACATTGTGTGATCCAGATAAGCCTATTGTACTTGAACGAATGGATTTCCCTGATCCTGTTATTAAGGTTGCCATTGAACCGAAGACAAAAGCTGATGTTGATAAGATGGCGGTTGGCTTAATCAAGCTTGCTCAAGAAGATCCATCTTTTCACTTTTCACGAGATGAAGAGATAAACCAGACAGTTATTGAAGGAATGGGAGAATTACACCTTGAAATTATCGTTGACAGGCTCAAGAGAGAATTTAAG GTGGAAGCCAATGTCGGAGCACCCCAAGTCAACTACCGGGAAAGTATTTCCAAGATCACAGAAGTGAAGTATGTTCACAAGAAACAGTCCGGTGGTGCTGGTCAGTTTGCTGATATTACAGTTCGGTTTGAGCCAATGGAAGCAGGAAACGGGTACGAGTTCAAGAGTGAGATCAAGGGAGGCGCTGTCCCAAGAGAATACATTCCTGGTGTCATGAAAGGATTGGAAGAAAGCATGTCCAATGGGGTGTTGGCTGGCTATCCTGTAGTCGATGTTCGTGCAGTATTAGTGGATGGTTCTTACCATGATGTGGATTCAAGTGTGTTGGCATTCCAGTTGGCTGCTCGAGGAGCTTTCAGAGAAGGGATGAGGAAAGCAGGCCCACAGCTGCTTGAACCAATTATGAAAGTCGAAGTTGTCACTCCTGAAGAACATTTGGGAGACGTGATTGGTGACCTTAACTCGAGGAGAGGTCAGATCAACAACTTTGGGGACAAACCCGGTGGATTGAAG GTGGTTGATGCACTGGTTCCGCTTGCCGAAATGTTCCAATACGTCAGTACTCTCCGAGGCATGACCAAAGGCCGCGCTTCCTACACCATGCAGTTGGCCAAATTCGACGTGGTTCCACTGCACATTCAGAATCAGCTCGCTGCAAAAGAGGAGGCTGTTGCTGCCTAA